ACTTCACCAGCAAGGACGAAATCGTCGCCGAATACCTGCGCCGATTCGATCCCGACGTCATGCCCGGAGTGTTCGACCGCACCGACCTCACACCCCGCGAACGACTCCTCGCCGCCTTCGAGATACCCGCCTCCACGCCCCTGTGCCCCTACATCGCGGCGGCCGTCGAACTCCACGACCCCCAACACCCCGCATCCCAGTACGCACGCGACTACAAGACCGCCATCGCCGCGCGGCTCACCGAAACCGCCCGCGAAGCCGGCGCCACCAACCCCGAACAACTCGGCGAACAACTGGCGCTGCTCATCGACGGCGCCTCGGCCCGCACCCGAGTCCTCAACAGCGAATCCTTCCCCGCCGCCGCCGCCATCGCCGCCGTCCTCATCGACAACGCCATCCCCCCGTCATCTCCTCGGCAGCCCAGCGATGACCGCGGAACTACCGGGTCCGCTCCCGTTCCGGTGGGAGGCCAATGACGGCCCGATCACGCCTCGTCGGCCGGAAGACGACGTCGAGTTCGGCGCGGCCGGAGCGGTAGCCGCCGGGACTCGGGCTGGAGAGCGGGTCGCGAGGTCTGGCCGCGGCCTTCCGTACGTATCGTCGAACTGGAGCCGTTTTCATCCTCGTTTGATGAAAACCGCAGCAGCCGGGCGGCTGATATCCGGTGGGGTTACGGCGTCAAGTCATCTACCAAGTGACGGTCGTTTTCCGTCGAGTCAGAGGGGTACCAGGGTTCGGTCATGGCCACCGCCGCTCCCATAGGCCACGAACACGC
The sequence above is drawn from the Parafrankia discariae genome and encodes:
- a CDS encoding TetR/AcrR family transcriptional regulator, whose translation is MTELEKGPLGRRRGRGARERILSASQQLFRDQGINRTGMDQLCAVAQVSKRTAYQHFTSKDEIVAEYLRRFDPDVMPGVFDRTDLTPRERLLAAFEIPASTPLCPYIAAAVELHDPQHPASQYARDYKTAIAARLTETAREAGATNPEQLGEQLALLIDGASARTRVLNSESFPAAAAIAAVLIDNAIPPSSPRQPSDDRGTTGSAPVPVGGQ